A genomic stretch from Carbonactinospora thermoautotrophica includes:
- a CDS encoding PucR family transcriptional regulator: MPTVRAIVENPALRLRVVAGADALDRPLVSAHVSELEDPVPWLHGGELLMTTGMRLRPAAARAYVRRLVQAGVSCLALGLGADLTHVTTPPELAEAAEEAGLPLLEVPQEVPFIAITEEVFAHLAAERYAEIQRAFDAQRSLTAAAVHPGGIAAVTTAFASATGMWAVVTDTAGHVLAAVPDSAAGGWLDDVRPQLARLRSQGLRASASLSTVAGEQRIQPLGAQRLRGFLVYGQAAPLGQFERLVAAGAVSLLSIELERLHAVAQVERRRRTEALRRLVAVVQPAERARSLLASVGITAAVLRAVAVDTTVDTAAGSADTTTTGSAADTAAGSAGTTVDTTVEDLAEAYPAALLEVAGDEVVLLVPDPPGDLADALERLLPGRAVGLGTPVHPEAAAHSLRQARQALRMSRERGGGVTDAAALASSRLLLEAASPAVLAAYAETVLGPVERADRPGRDLCASLRAFLEANGSLEAAAAALGVHRHTLRNRMRRVERLTGRRLDSSRDRMELWLAFEARDLAAALDTGA, translated from the coding sequence ATGCCCACGGTTCGCGCGATCGTCGAGAACCCGGCGTTGCGCCTGCGCGTGGTCGCCGGGGCGGACGCGCTCGACCGGCCCCTGGTCAGCGCGCACGTGAGCGAGCTGGAGGACCCCGTGCCCTGGCTGCACGGCGGGGAGCTGCTCATGACGACCGGGATGCGATTGCGTCCCGCGGCGGCCCGCGCGTACGTGCGCCGCCTGGTCCAGGCGGGGGTGAGCTGCCTCGCGCTCGGCCTCGGCGCCGACCTCACCCACGTGACGACCCCGCCGGAGCTGGCCGAGGCCGCCGAGGAGGCCGGCCTGCCGCTGCTGGAGGTGCCGCAGGAGGTCCCCTTCATCGCGATCACCGAGGAGGTGTTCGCGCACCTGGCCGCCGAGCGGTACGCGGAGATCCAGCGGGCCTTCGACGCCCAGCGCTCGCTCACCGCCGCCGCCGTCCACCCAGGCGGCATCGCCGCGGTCACCACCGCGTTCGCGTCCGCGACCGGCATGTGGGCCGTGGTCACCGACACCGCGGGCCACGTCCTCGCCGCCGTGCCCGACAGCGCGGCCGGCGGCTGGCTCGACGACGTGCGGCCCCAACTCGCCCGGCTGCGATCCCAGGGGTTGCGCGCCAGCGCGTCGCTGTCCACCGTGGCGGGGGAGCAGCGGATCCAGCCGCTCGGGGCGCAGCGGCTGCGCGGCTTCCTGGTGTACGGCCAGGCCGCGCCGCTCGGCCAGTTCGAGCGGCTGGTCGCCGCCGGCGCGGTGTCGTTGCTCTCGATCGAGCTGGAGCGCCTGCACGCCGTGGCGCAGGTCGAGCGGCGCCGCCGTACCGAGGCGCTGCGCCGGTTGGTCGCCGTCGTCCAGCCTGCCGAGCGGGCCCGGTCGCTGCTGGCCTCCGTCGGCATCACCGCGGCCGTGCTGCGCGCGGTCGCCGTGGACACCACCGTGGACACCGCCGCCGGCAGCGCCGACACCACCACTACTGGCAGCGCCGCCGACACCGCCGCCGGCAGCGCCGGCACCACCGTCGACACCACCGTCGAGGATCTCGCCGAGGCGTACCCGGCGGCGTTGCTGGAGGTCGCCGGCGACGAGGTCGTGCTGCTCGTGCCCGACCCGCCCGGCGACCTCGCGGACGCCCTGGAGCGGCTCCTCCCCGGTCGCGCGGTGGGGCTCGGCACCCCCGTCCACCCGGAGGCCGCGGCGCACTCGCTCCGGCAGGCGCGCCAGGCGCTGCGGATGAGCCGGGAGCGGGGCGGCGGCGTGACCGACGCCGCGGCCCTCGCCAGTTCCCGTCTGCTGCTGGAGGCGGCCAGCCCGGCCGTGCTCGCCGCGTACGCCGAGACCGTGCTCGGCCCGGTCGAGCGGGCGGACCGGCCGGGCCGCGACCTGTGCGCCTCGTTGCGGGCGTTCCTGGAGGCGAACGGCTCCCTGGAGGCCGCCGCCGCGGCGCTCGGCGTGCACCGGCACACGCTGCGCAACCGGATGCGCCGCGTGGAGCGGCTCACCGGCCGCCGTCTGGACTCCAGCCGCGACCGGATGGAGTTGTGGCTGGCTTTCGAGGCCCGCGACCTGGCCGCGGCCCTCGACACCGGAGCCTGA
- a CDS encoding Type 1 glutamine amidotransferase-like domain-containing protein, with protein sequence MPADAPTILATSMGFNRSREPWRPGPIFTYAFRLAGAIERPRLCFIATASGDKAESIRNFYAAFAGSAVRTSHLALFDKPNVPGIRAHLLGQDVIWVDRGSVANLLAVWRVHGLDDILRECWQAGVVLAGESAGSLCWHVGGTTDSFGEIREFTDGLGFLPYSNVVHYQERWELYHRLIAEGVLPAGYATDAGAGLHYRGSELVEVVADRRNAYAYFVERTAGDGVNVTRLEPRRLR encoded by the coding sequence ATGCCGGCCGATGCGCCCACCATCCTCGCCACTTCCATGGGCTTTAACCGCTCCCGTGAGCCGTGGCGGCCTGGCCCGATCTTTACGTACGCATTCCGGCTTGCAGGTGCGATAGAGCGCCCGCGACTCTGCTTCATCGCCACGGCGAGCGGCGACAAGGCCGAGAGCATCCGCAACTTTTACGCGGCCTTTGCAGGCTCTGCCGTGCGCACGTCACACCTCGCCCTCTTCGACAAGCCCAATGTGCCCGGCATTCGCGCGCACCTGCTCGGTCAAGATGTCATCTGGGTCGACCGTGGCAGCGTGGCGAATCTGCTGGCGGTGTGGCGGGTGCATGGGCTGGACGACATCTTGCGCGAGTGTTGGCAGGCCGGAGTGGTGCTGGCGGGCGAGTCAGCGGGCTCGCTCTGTTGGCATGTCGGCGGCACCACTGACTCGTTCGGCGAAATCAGAGAGTTCACTGACGGCCTTGGCTTCTTGCCCTACTCCAACGTCGTCCACTACCAGGAACGGTGGGAGCTGTACCATCGGCTCATCGCCGAAGGAGTACTGCCCGCCGGCTATGCCACCGACGCGGGCGCGGGACTCCACTACCGTGGCAGCGAGCTGGTTGAGGTCGTGGCAGATCGCCGCAACGCCTACGCCTATTTCGTTGAGCGCACGGCAGGCGACGGTGTCAACGTCACACGTCTTGAGCCGCGCCGGCTGCGGTGA
- the gabT gene encoding 4-aminobutyrate--2-oxoglutarate transaminase, translating into MTHVGGPSLPQERRLVTEVPGPRSRELLARKQSAVAAGVGVMLPVFVTAAGGGVLVDVDGNSLIDFGSGIAVTNVGNSAEHVVAGVRAQAEAYTHTCFMIAPYEPYVRVCEELNRLTPGDHEKRSALFNSGSEAVENAVKIARAYTRRPAVVVFDHAYHGRTNLTMALTAKNMPYKHRFGPFAPEVYRVPMSYPFREPVEITGEQAAARAISVIDRQVGAENLAAVLIEPIQGEGGFVVPAPGFLPAIAAWCRERGVVFIADEIQTGFARTGAWFACEHEGVVPDLIATAKGIAGGLPLSAVTGRAEIMDAVHAGGLGGTYGGNPIACAAALGAIRTIEEQDLVGRARRIGEVMLARLGDMAACYPVIGDVRGRGAMTAVEIVRPGTKDPDPEATQAVARACHAAGLLVLTCGTYGNVLRFLPPLVIPDHLLAEGLDILDKAFAAVS; encoded by the coding sequence ATGACTCACGTGGGTGGGCCCTCGCTGCCCCAGGAGCGCCGCCTCGTCACGGAGGTGCCCGGCCCCCGGTCACGGGAGCTGCTGGCCCGCAAGCAGTCGGCGGTCGCGGCGGGTGTCGGGGTCATGCTGCCGGTGTTCGTGACCGCGGCCGGCGGCGGGGTGCTGGTGGACGTCGACGGCAACTCGCTGATCGACTTCGGGTCCGGTATCGCGGTCACGAACGTCGGGAACTCCGCCGAGCACGTGGTGGCCGGGGTGCGCGCGCAGGCCGAGGCGTACACGCACACGTGTTTCATGATCGCCCCCTACGAGCCGTACGTGAGGGTGTGCGAGGAGCTGAACCGACTCACCCCCGGCGACCACGAGAAGCGGTCGGCGCTGTTCAACTCGGGCTCGGAAGCGGTGGAGAACGCGGTCAAGATCGCCCGCGCCTACACCCGACGGCCGGCGGTCGTGGTGTTCGACCACGCCTACCACGGCCGCACCAACCTGACGATGGCGCTGACCGCGAAGAACATGCCCTACAAGCATCGCTTCGGGCCGTTCGCGCCGGAGGTGTACCGGGTGCCGATGTCGTACCCGTTCCGCGAGCCGGTCGAGATCACCGGCGAGCAGGCGGCGGCCCGCGCGATCAGCGTGATCGACAGGCAGGTGGGCGCGGAGAACCTGGCCGCGGTGCTCATCGAGCCGATCCAGGGCGAGGGCGGGTTCGTGGTGCCCGCGCCCGGGTTCCTGCCCGCGATCGCCGCGTGGTGCCGGGAGCGCGGCGTGGTCTTCATCGCCGACGAGATCCAGACCGGGTTCGCCCGCACCGGCGCCTGGTTCGCGTGCGAGCACGAAGGCGTGGTCCCGGACCTGATCGCCACCGCGAAGGGCATCGCCGGCGGGCTGCCGCTGTCCGCGGTCACCGGCCGGGCCGAGATCATGGACGCCGTGCACGCCGGCGGCCTGGGCGGCACCTACGGCGGCAACCCCATCGCCTGCGCCGCTGCCCTGGGCGCGATCCGCACCATCGAGGAGCAGGACCTGGTGGGCCGGGCCCGTCGGATCGGCGAGGTCATGCTGGCGCGCCTGGGCGACATGGCCGCCTGCTACCCGGTCATCGGCGACGTGCGCGGCCGGGGCGCGATGACCGCCGTCGAAATCGTCCGGCCGGGCACCAAGGATCCCGACCCCGAGGCCACGCAGGCGGTCGCCCGTGCCTGCCACGCCGCCGGGCTGCTCGTCCTGACCTGCGGCACGTACGGCAACGTGCTGCGGTTCCTGCCCCCGCTCGTCATCCCCGACCACCTGCTCGCCGAGGGCTTGGACATCCTCGACAAGGCCTTCGCCGCCGTGAGCTGA
- a CDS encoding aldehyde dehydrogenase family protein, whose translation MEKKTYPAWVAGRPVEAGDTLEVTHPYDGRVIGTAVVPSAADVEAAIAAAHAARHETATLPAHARAAALDHVSRRLTERAEELARLVTGENGKPLKWARVEVSRAISTFRWAAEEARRWSGELQRLDTDPAATGRLAVVRRVPRGPVLGIAPFNFPLNLVAHKVAPALAAGAPIVIKPAPATPLSALVLGEILAETDLPAGSWSVLPVPNDRAAELVHDPRLPVVSFTGSVPVGWSIRDAVPRKHVTLELGGNAAVVVCADYASDADLDWAATRIATFAMYQAGQSCISVQRVYADRTVYDALAERVVAKVKALRTGDPWDDATEVGPLISEDAAARVERWVSEALDAGAKLLTGGQRDGTTYAPTVLADVPEDAKVSCEEVFGPVMTLAAVDSVDEAFERVNASRYGLQAGIFTRDLQVAFRAHRDLEVGGVVIGDVPSYRADQMPYGGVKESGVGREGVRYAMEDLTYERVLVLTGLPL comes from the coding sequence ATGGAGAAGAAGACGTACCCGGCCTGGGTCGCCGGGCGCCCGGTGGAGGCCGGCGACACCCTCGAGGTCACCCACCCGTACGACGGGCGCGTGATCGGCACCGCGGTGGTGCCCTCGGCCGCCGACGTGGAGGCGGCGATCGCGGCGGCGCACGCGGCCCGGCACGAGACGGCCACGCTGCCCGCGCACGCCCGCGCCGCCGCGCTCGACCACGTGTCCCGGCGGCTGACCGAGCGCGCCGAGGAACTGGCCCGGCTCGTCACCGGCGAGAACGGCAAGCCGCTGAAGTGGGCCCGGGTCGAGGTGTCCCGGGCGATCTCGACGTTCCGCTGGGCCGCCGAGGAGGCCCGGCGCTGGTCGGGCGAGCTCCAGCGGCTCGACACCGACCCGGCGGCGACCGGCCGACTGGCGGTCGTGCGGCGCGTGCCGCGCGGGCCGGTGCTCGGCATCGCGCCGTTCAACTTCCCGCTCAACCTGGTCGCCCACAAGGTCGCCCCGGCCCTCGCCGCGGGCGCGCCGATCGTGATCAAGCCGGCCCCGGCCACGCCGCTGTCGGCGCTGGTCCTCGGCGAGATCCTCGCGGAGACCGACCTGCCCGCCGGCTCCTGGTCGGTGCTGCCGGTGCCGAACGACCGCGCGGCCGAGCTGGTGCACGACCCCCGGCTGCCGGTCGTGTCCTTCACCGGCTCCGTCCCGGTCGGCTGGAGCATCCGGGACGCGGTGCCGCGCAAGCACGTGACGCTGGAGCTGGGTGGCAACGCGGCGGTCGTGGTCTGCGCCGACTACGCCTCCGACGCCGACCTGGACTGGGCGGCCACCCGCATCGCGACGTTCGCGATGTACCAGGCGGGTCAGTCCTGCATCTCGGTCCAGCGCGTGTACGCCGACCGCACGGTGTACGACGCCCTGGCCGAGCGGGTGGTCGCCAAGGTCAAGGCGCTGCGCACCGGCGACCCGTGGGACGACGCCACCGAGGTCGGCCCGCTGATCAGCGAGGACGCCGCCGCCCGGGTGGAACGGTGGGTCTCCGAGGCCCTGGACGCCGGGGCCAAGCTGCTGACCGGCGGCCAGCGGGACGGCACCACGTACGCCCCGACCGTGCTCGCCGACGTGCCCGAGGACGCCAAGGTCTCCTGCGAGGAGGTCTTCGGCCCGGTCATGACCCTGGCCGCCGTGGACTCGGTGGACGAGGCGTTCGAGCGGGTGAACGCGTCCCGGTACGGCCTGCAGGCCGGGATCTTCACCCGCGACCTGCAGGTGGCCTTCCGCGCCCACCGCGACCTGGAGGTCGGCGGCGTGGTGATCGGAGACGTCCCCAGCTACCGCGCCGACCAGATGCCCTACGGCGGCGTGAAGGAGTCCGGCGTCGGCCGCGAGGGCGTCCGGTACGCGATGGAGGACCTCACCTACGAGCGCGTGCTGGTGCTGACCGGCCTGCCGCTGTGA
- the speB gene encoding agmatinase — protein sequence MARSETGGAVPKDLTRRGPVDATEVPRFAGPDTFARLPRLDEVGHADVAVVGVPFDSGVSYRPGARFGPAHIRQSSKLLRPYNPALDTEPFGAQQVADAGDIACNPFSIREAVRTIEERARALVDQGMRLLTLGGDHTIALPLLRVMAERHGPVAVLHFDAHLDTWDTYFGEPYTHGTPFRRAAEEGLLDPARCLHIGIRGPLYSRRDLLEDAELGFRVVRSDDFETEGTRGVVERMRDRLGTGPVYVSVDIDVLDPAYAPGTGTPEAGGLTSRELLTVLRGLAGLDVVGADIVEVAPAYDHAEITGIAAAHVGYELLSVLAAEVSGNAPKDSHGRFVP from the coding sequence ATGGCGCGTTCCGAGACTGGAGGTGCTGTGCCGAAGGACCTGACCCGGCGTGGGCCGGTCGACGCGACCGAAGTCCCGCGGTTCGCCGGGCCTGACACCTTCGCCCGCCTGCCACGCTTGGACGAGGTGGGTCACGCGGACGTCGCCGTGGTCGGGGTGCCGTTCGACAGCGGCGTGAGCTACCGCCCGGGGGCCCGGTTCGGCCCGGCGCACATCCGGCAGTCGTCCAAGCTGCTGCGCCCGTACAACCCGGCGCTGGACACCGAGCCGTTCGGCGCCCAGCAGGTCGCCGACGCGGGTGACATCGCCTGCAACCCGTTCAGCATCCGCGAAGCGGTGCGCACGATCGAGGAGCGGGCGCGCGCCCTGGTCGACCAGGGCATGAGGCTGCTCACCCTGGGCGGCGACCACACCATCGCGCTGCCCCTGCTGCGGGTGATGGCCGAGCGCCACGGCCCGGTCGCGGTGCTGCACTTCGACGCGCACCTGGACACCTGGGACACCTATTTCGGCGAGCCCTACACGCACGGCACCCCGTTTCGCCGGGCCGCCGAGGAGGGGCTGCTCGACCCGGCCCGGTGCCTGCACATCGGCATCCGCGGGCCGCTGTACTCGCGCCGCGACCTGCTGGAGGACGCTGAGCTCGGGTTCCGGGTCGTGCGCAGCGACGACTTCGAGACCGAGGGGACGCGCGGGGTGGTCGAGCGCATGCGAGACCGGCTCGGCACCGGCCCGGTGTACGTGTCGGTCGACATCGACGTGCTCGACCCCGCGTACGCGCCCGGCACCGGCACCCCCGAGGCGGGGGGGCTGACCAGTCGCGAGCTGCTCACCGTGCTGCGCGGCCTGGCCGGGCTGGACGTGGTCGGCGCGGACATCGTCGAGGTCGCGCCCGCCTACGACCACGCGGAGATCACCGGCATCGCGGCGGCGCACGTCGGCTACGAGCTGCTGTCCGTGCTGGCCGCCGAGGTTTCGGGGAACGCGCCTAAGGACTCGCACGGGAGGTTCGTGCCATGA